The following proteins are encoded in a genomic region of Leifsonia psychrotolerans:
- the map gene encoding type I methionyl aminopeptidase, with amino-acid sequence MPHDSAGHLIPGTVSATRTVPLHIPRPEYVGKKSPTPFTGSDVYSPEKIELIRESGRIAAQAIAAVGRAIRPGVTTEELDAIGHAFVLAHDAYPSTLGYRGYPKSLCSSINEVICHGIPDDTVLSDGDIVNIDITAYKNGVHGDSNVTFIVGEASEEVTLLVERTRESLARGIKAVAPGRQVNVIGRAIESYAKRFGYGVVRDFTGHGVGESFHSGLIIPHYDSAPLYDTVMEPGMVFTIEPMLTLGSHEWDMWADDWTVTTKDKSITAQFEHTLVVTERGAEILTLP; translated from the coding sequence ATGCCTCACGATTCAGCCGGTCACCTTATCCCTGGAACGGTCTCAGCGACCCGCACTGTTCCCCTGCACATTCCCCGCCCGGAATACGTCGGCAAGAAGAGTCCGACCCCGTTCACCGGCTCAGACGTCTACTCCCCCGAGAAGATCGAACTGATCCGAGAGTCGGGGCGAATCGCCGCACAGGCCATCGCAGCGGTCGGCCGCGCCATCCGCCCGGGTGTGACTACCGAGGAACTGGACGCAATCGGACACGCGTTCGTGCTCGCTCACGATGCCTACCCGTCGACGCTGGGCTATCGCGGCTACCCCAAGTCGCTGTGTAGCTCGATCAACGAGGTGATCTGCCACGGCATTCCCGATGACACCGTTTTGAGCGACGGCGACATCGTGAACATCGATATCACGGCCTATAAAAATGGGGTGCACGGTGACAGCAATGTGACGTTCATCGTCGGCGAGGCGAGCGAGGAAGTCACCCTGCTCGTCGAACGCACGCGTGAGTCGCTGGCTCGTGGCATCAAGGCAGTAGCCCCCGGGCGTCAGGTCAACGTGATCGGACGGGCCATCGAGTCGTACGCCAAGCGATTCGGCTACGGTGTCGTGCGCGATTTCACCGGGCACGGCGTGGGCGAGTCATTTCACTCCGGCCTGATCATTCCGCACTACGACTCGGCTCCGCTTTACGACACTGTGATGGAGCCCGGCATGGTGTTCACGATCGAGCCCATGCTGACTCTCGGCAGCCATGAGTGGGACATGTGGGCGGATGACTGGACCGTCACCACCAAGGATAAGAGCATCACGGCTCAGTTCGAGCACACGCTCGTTGTCACCGAGCGCGGCGCCGAGATTCTCACGCTGCCATAA
- a CDS encoding SPOR domain-containing protein, whose amino-acid sequence MADDTEHQFWYNMRTGEVEQGFVSPSADRVGPFATRNDAAHALEKLRANSAKWAEEDRENDR is encoded by the coding sequence ATGGCCGATGACACTGAACACCAGTTTTGGTACAACATGCGCACGGGCGAGGTCGAACAAGGCTTCGTGTCGCCCTCGGCGGACCGTGTGGGGCCGTTCGCGACGAGAAACGATGCGGCACACGCGCTGGAGAAGCTGCGTGCGAACAGCGCGAAGTGGGCTGAGGAAGACCGCGAGAACGACCGCTAA
- the panB gene encoding 3-methyl-2-oxobutanoate hydroxymethyltransferase: MPDVTASEAQNAPAEQNPYGPAPTGPKRVRTRHFQTAKEQGVPITGLTSYDMLTAQIFDAAGIDFLLVGDSAGNNVFGYETTLPVTVDELIPLTRAVARAVKRAFVIADMPFGSYEGSKDEALHTAVRFMKEAQAHAVKLEGGVRSRKQIKRIVSAGIPVMAHVGFTPQSEHGLGGHIIQGRGGAADQLIDDALAVQDAGAFAVVLEMVPSDVAAQVTAELEIPTIGVGAGPNVSGQLMVWTDFAGMSDGRVPRFVKQYANLHSVLTDAVSQFKDDVAKGIYPAPEHSY; the protein is encoded by the coding sequence ATGCCCGACGTGACTGCATCCGAAGCCCAGAACGCCCCTGCAGAACAAAACCCGTACGGCCCAGCGCCGACCGGGCCGAAACGAGTTCGCACACGACACTTTCAGACCGCGAAAGAGCAGGGCGTGCCGATCACCGGTTTGACCAGCTACGACATGCTCACCGCGCAGATCTTTGATGCGGCCGGCATCGACTTCCTTCTCGTCGGCGACTCTGCCGGAAACAACGTCTTCGGCTACGAGACCACCCTCCCCGTGACCGTCGACGAACTGATTCCTCTGACCCGTGCGGTTGCCCGGGCGGTGAAGCGCGCGTTTGTGATCGCAGATATGCCGTTTGGTTCGTATGAGGGCAGCAAGGACGAAGCCCTGCACACGGCCGTGCGGTTCATGAAAGAGGCGCAAGCTCACGCCGTGAAGCTCGAAGGTGGGGTGCGCAGTCGCAAGCAGATCAAGCGGATCGTCTCGGCCGGCATCCCTGTGATGGCACATGTCGGCTTCACTCCGCAAAGCGAGCACGGCCTGGGTGGGCACATCATTCAAGGGCGTGGCGGTGCAGCGGACCAGCTGATCGATGATGCCCTCGCCGTGCAAGACGCCGGCGCGTTTGCGGTTGTGCTCGAGATGGTGCCGTCGGATGTCGCGGCGCAGGTGACCGCCGAGCTCGAAATTCCGACGATCGGTGTCGGGGCTGGCCCGAACGTCAGCGGACAGCTGATGGTTTGGACGGACTTCGCCGGGATGAGTGATGGTCGCGTGCCTCGATTCGTCAAGCAGTACGCGAATCTGCACTCGGTCTTGACGGACGCCGTCAGTCAGTTCAAAGACGACGTCGCGAAGGGCATCTACCCGGCGCCGGAGCACAGCTACTAA